The following coding sequences lie in one Rutidosis leptorrhynchoides isolate AG116_Rl617_1_P2 chromosome 6, CSIRO_AGI_Rlap_v1, whole genome shotgun sequence genomic window:
- the LOC139852367 gene encoding microtubule-associated protein TORTIFOLIA1-like: MATTKSLKYKKPPTTPSPPPPSASRSSSLSSHLAMIELKQRILTSISKLSDRDTHQIAVEDLEQIIQTLSPDGITMLLNSLYDATSDNNNKPAVKKESIRLLYFVCATHTELASTHLIKIIAHIVKRLKDSDSGVKDTCRDAIGQLSWLYLKGENGVAVEIGSVVMLFVKPLFEALNDQNKGVQAGAAMCLAKMVEMASDPPILTFQKLCARICKYLNNPNFLAKGPLLQVVSSLSQVGAISPQGLEPLLQSIHDCLTNSDWATRKAAADALNALALHSSSLITGRTGPTITALEACRFDKIKPARDSIIEALQQWQGFSGGSEDHKASGHDAKDSKPVKSDERKAEAPPKNDETEGSNVPEKASGILKKKAPALSDKELNPEFFQRLERRVSGEVEVVVPRRFVRSSNEQNGDESSLNDMDAGSQQSKESYQKVDRGIGGPSRRREYEDMNDPIQREGSRNNNGNWLAIQRQLLQLERQQAHLMNMLQDFMGGSHDGMLTLENRVRGLERVVEDMARDLSLSGNNRRGGNYMMGFEESGRTLGKYNGFSDYPNTKLGRNDDPISYMGSSMRGRGSSWRGDGPESWDYPSYGARNPQMGLRRGIDVRSPKSDNGSEPVNRRGWGDKASGPARFGEGPSARSVWQASKDEATLEAIRVAGDDSGPARVAVPEMVAEAMGDENVQDRDPVRTAWSNAMDALHVGDVDTAFAEVLSTGDDLLLVKIMDRTGPVIDQLSSEVGTEVLHAVAQFLPDQNVFDICLSWLQQLLDMIVENGTDNVELPMELKKEILVNLNEAASTIEPPEDWEGMVPDQLLLQLASAWEFDLHQLNK; the protein is encoded by the exons ATGGCAACTACCAAATCACTGAAATACAAGAAACCCCCAACAACACCATCACCGCCACCACCATCAGCGTCAAGATCTTCATCACTCTCATCCCATCTCGCCATGATTGAACTCAAACAAAGAATCTTGACCTCAATTTCAAAACTTTCCGACCGAGACACCCACCAAATCGCCGTTGAAGATCTTGAACAAATCATCCAAACCCTATCACCAGATGGCATCACAATGCTTCTTAATTCACTCTACGATGCCACAAGTGACAACAACAACAAACCGGCAGTTAAAAAAGAATCAATTCGTTTACTTTACTTCGTATGTGCAACTCATACTGAATTAGCATCTACCCATTTGATAAAGATTATAGCCCACATTGTTAAAAGGCTTAAAGACTCCGATTCAGGTGTGAAAGACACGTGTCGTGATGCAATTGGACAGCTTTCTTGGTTGTATTTGAAAGGGGAAAATGGGGTTGCTGTTGAGATTGGGTCTGTTGTTATGTTGTTTGTGAAACCATTATTTGAAGCCTTAAATGATCAAAATAAAGGGGTTCAAGCTGGTGCAGCAATGTGCTTGGCTAAAATGGTGGAAATGGCTTCTGACCCACCTATTTTGACATTTCAGAAGCTTTGTGCTAGGATCTGCAAGTATCTTAATAACCCTAATTTCTTGGCTAAAGGTCCACTTTTGCAAGTGGTTTCTAGTCTTTCTCAG GTTGGTGCTATTTCTCCACAAGGTTTGGAGCCACTGCTACAAAGTATTCACGATTGCCTTACCAATTCCGATTGGGCAACTCGAAAAGCAGCTgctgatgcattaaatgctttggcTTTGCATTCAAGCAGCTTGATAACAGGAAGGACGGGCCCTACTATAACCGCCCTCGAGGCTTGCCGCTTTGATAAG ATAAAACCTGCTAGAGACAGTATAATAGAAGCTTTGCAACAATGGCAAGGTTTTTCAGGTGGTTCTGAAGATCATAAAGCATCTGGTCACG ATGCTAAAGATTCTAAACCAGTTAAGTCGGATGAAAGAAAAGCAGAGGCCCCACCAAAGAATGATGAAACCGAGGGTAGTAACGTACCCGAGAAGGCTTCGGGAATCTTGAAAAAGAAAGCACCTGCTTTAAGTGATAAAGAACTGAACCCCGAGTTCTTTCAAAGACTTGAAAGACGGGTTTCTGGTGAAGTTGAAGTGGTCGTCCCTCGAAGATTTGTGAGGTCGTCTAATGAGCAAAATGGAGATGAGTCGAGCCTTAATGACATGGATGCCGGTTCACAACAGTCAAAAGAGAGCTATCAAAAAGTGGATCGAGGAATCGGTGGTCCTTCTAGAAGGCGAGAATATGAAGATATGAATGACCCGATTCAAAGGGAGGGATCTAGGAATAATAATGGAAATTGGTTGGCTATTCAGAGGCAATTACTACAACTCGAGAGGCAACAGGCTCATCTCATGAACATGTTGCAG GATTTCATGGGTGGATCTCATGATGGCATGTTGACTCTGGAGAACAGAGTGCGTGGTCTTGAGCGAGTAGTTGAAGACATGGCTCGTGATCTGTCACTGTCGGGAAATAATCGAAGAGGTGGAAATTATATGATGGGATTCGAGGAATCGGGCAGAACATTAGGCAAGTACAATGGTTTTTCCGATTATCCCAATACCAAATTGGGTAGGAATGATGACCCGATTTCTTACATGGGTTCAAGTATGAGGGGTAGAGGATCTTCATGGAGAGGAGACGGGCCCGAAAGTTGGGACTACCCTTCATACGGGGCCCGAAACCCACAAATGGGTTTACGGAGAGGTATAGATGTAAGGTCACCTAAATCTGACAATGGAAGTGAACCCGTTAATAGGAGAGGTTGGGGGGATAAAGCATCTGGGCCCGCTAGGTTCGGGGAGGGCCCGTCAGCTAGAAGTGTATGGCAAGCTTCGAAAGATGAAGCTACGTTGGAAGCAATTAGGGTGGCGGGTGATGACAGTGGGCCCGCCAGGGTGGCGGTTCCTGAAATGGTTGCTGAAGCGATGGGTGATGAGAATGTGCAGGATCGGGACCCGGTGAGGACGGCTTGGAGTAATGCTATGGATGCGCTTCACGTGGGTGATGTGGATACGGCTTTTGCTGAAGTTTTGTCGACGGGAGATGATTTGTTACTTGTGAAGATAATGGACAGAACGGGCCCCGTAATTGATCAGCTCTCGAGTGAAGTCGGGACCGAAGTTCTGCATGCTGTTGCCCAGTTTCTTCCTGATCAAAACGTGTTTGATATCTGCTTGTCCTGGCTTCAACAG TTGCTCGATATGATTGTAGAAAACGGAACGGATAATGTGGAACTGCCAATGGAATTGAAAAAGGAGATATTGGTGAATTTAAATGAGGCGGCTTCAACTATTGAACCACCTGAAGACTGGGAAGGAATGGTTCCAGACCAACTTTTGTTGCAGTTGGCATCTGCATGGGAATTCGATCTGCATCAACTTAACAAGTGA
- the LOC139853486 gene encoding uncharacterized protein, which translates to MDDETIMEEREELMVKMVSPDPTKRHHPTRKIARFLKPTSTSVDLQQPFSPNHSSDPKIQALKVSFNGWRTPPKGWKYWVDSMHSVHKSTWKKAGIHDAILNSCYEITKDENLLLGFAEKWCDQTKSFVFVWGEVTITLEDMMVIGGYPVLGKSIFSNIEDESETVIAKLKKARSEITKDKYNKVYQFGWLKKFKDSGSEIEHEAFLALWLSRFVFPCSFSTVSKNVTNIAIHLARGTKLALAPAVLASIYRDLRLLNTSIVTDETPVIVWAPLQLVQIWIWERFGKIRPNPGSTCNPRFEKWDKKKRKLVNIGSIDACAFEDFCWQPYDDSVFSNIYQKKGRWVVIDDCLDEELESWARCLRVSELVGIDKDCIEQYLPHRVAMQFGLNQDVPGDVARTNESPEIAWGFYYRPVKDSKLYVPSRLSEPYVTARYPEWLNKSTETCCFQSSSMGNNDTENIVKDDSGTEGSKISMGKNVAAVAAVAAAAADGDDDNDDDDDGSGGGGGGGDEDGRISRLEEVFAYLKAKKDGDILRTQPQIKSITYNTKPFHYSLFNRKNRPQI; encoded by the exons ATGGATGACGAAACCATCATGGAAGAAAGGGAGGAACTTATGGTAAAAATGGTTTCACCCGATCCGACTAAACGTCATCACCCGACCCGAAAAATCGCCCGTTTTCTAAAACCCACTTCTACTTCCGTCGATCTTCAACAACCCTTTTCCCCAAATCATTCATCTgatccaaagattcaagctttaaaGGTTTCCTTCAATGGCTGGAGAACCCCACCAAAGGGTTGGAAATATTGGGTTGATAGTATGCATTCCGTACACAAATCTACCTGGAAAAAGGCAGGTATACACGATGCCATATTAAACTCTTGTTACGAAATTACAAAAGATGAAAACTTGTTATTAGGgtttgcagaaaaatggtgtgACCAGACCAAATCTTTTGTGTTTGTTTGGGGAGAAGTTACAATTACTTTAGAGGATATGATGGTTATTGGAGGTTATCCTGTTTTAGGTAAATCTATTTTTAGTAATATCGAAGATGAATCAGAAACTGTTATAGCGAAATTAAAAAAAGCAAGGTCCGAGATAACGAAAGATAAGTACAACAAAGTCTATCAGTTTGGTTGGTTGAAGAAATTTAAAGACAGCGGAAGCGAAATCGAGCATGAAGCGTTTCTTGCGTTGTGGTTATCTAGGTTTGTTTTCCCTTGTTCattctccacagtttcaaagaatGTTACTAACATTGCAATTCATTTAGCTAGAGGAACAAAACTTGCTCTTGCACCTGCTGTACTTGCTAGTATCTATAGAGATTTAAGGTTGTTAAACACTAGTATAGTTACTGATGAGACCCCTGTTATTGTGTGGGCTCCATTACAACTTGTTCAAATTTGGATTTGGGAGAGATTTGGAAAAATTAGGCCTAATCCTGGATCTACTTGCAACCCAAGATTCGAAAAATGGGATAAGAAGAAACGGAAATTAGTGAACATTGGCTCAATTGATGCTTGTGCTTTTGAAGATTTTTGTTGGCAGCCTTATGATGATTCAGTTTTTAGTAATATTTATCAGAAAAAAGGAAGGTGGGTTGTAATTGATGATTGTTTAGATGAAGAATTGGAGTCGTGGGCTCGTTGTTTGAGAGTTTCTGAGTTGGTTGGGATCGATAAAGACTGTATCGAACAGTATTTACCGCATAGAGTTGCAATGCAATTTGGGTTGAACCAAGATGTTCCTGGTGACGTGGCACGAACCAATGAATCACCAGAAATCGCCTGGGGATTTTACTATCGGCCAGTTAAAGATTCTAAATTGTATGTTCCGTCTCGATTGTCTGAACCTTATGTTACTGCTAGATATCCTGAGTGGCTTAATAAGTCAACCGAAACGTGTTGTTTTCAGTCTTCTTCAATGGGTAATAATGACACTGAAAACATAGTCAAAGACGACTCCGGAACTGAAGGATCCAAAATTTCTATGGGTAAAAATGttgctgctgttgctgctgttgctgctgctgctgcagaTGGCGATGATgataatgacgatgatgatgatggtagtgGCGGCGGTGGCGGCGGTGgcgatgaagatg GCAGAATTAGTAGACTGGAGGAAGTATTTGCATATCTTAAAGCTAAAAAAGATGGTGACATATTGAG AACACAGCCACAGATAAAAAGTATCACATACAATACAAAACCTTTTCACTACTCTTTGTTTAATAGAAAGAACAGACCGCAAATATGA
- the LOC139853485 gene encoding albumin-8-like: MARFSLVAVLALVAIAVVAEASAKTVTITTVEENPFGRRSTGSGCSQQMMDPQMLNDCRMYLMSTTQGRRQGSRRTEPQQQMQMCCNQLRMMQEPECMCEGLKMMMNTQMQQQMMGQMMRMAMNLPMECGLMNQPCQMQAVLI; encoded by the exons ATGGCAAGGTTTTCACTTGTTGCAGTTCTCGCCCTTGTAGCCATTGCGGTAGTTGCTGAGGCCTCAGCCAAAACCGTCACCATCACCACTGTCGAAGAGAACCCTTTTGGCAGAAGATCAACTGGATCCGGCTGCAGCCAGCAGATGATGGACCCGCAGATGCTCAATGACTGCAGGATGTACCTCATGTCGACTACACAAG GAAGAAGGCAAGGGTCACGTAGAACAGAACCACAGCAGCAGATGCAAATGTGCTGCAATCAGCTGAGGATGATGCAGGAACCAGAGTGCATGTGTGAggggttgaagatgatgatgaacacaCAAATGCAACAACAGATGATGGGTCAGATGATGCGCATGGCTATGAACCTCCCCATGGAATGTGGTCTCATGAACCAACCCTGTCAAATGCAAGCTGTCTTGATCTAA